A single Penaeus chinensis breed Huanghai No. 1 chromosome 7, ASM1920278v2, whole genome shotgun sequence DNA region contains:
- the LOC125027580 gene encoding cuticle protein 7-like, with protein MFTKAVVALALVAVAAAAPSLPTYGYAPQPTYEVPAKYDFNYAVKDDYSGNDFGHQEARDGYDTQGSYYVLLPDGRLQKVAYTVNGDSGYVAEVSYEGEAQYPEYKLAPAYKPAPAYKPAPAYKPAPYHPAPAYKPAPVYESAPTYETTPAYA; from the exons ATGTTCACTAAG GCTGTTGTTGCCCTTGCCCTCgtggctgttgctgctgctgctccttctcTGCCAACCTATGGATATGCTCCTCAGCCTACCTATgag GTCCCTGCCAAATACGACTTCAACTATGCCGTGAAGGATGACtactccggcaacgacttcggtCATCAGGAGGCCCGTGATGGCTATGACACTCAGGGTTCTTACTACGTCCtccttcccgacggtcgtctgcagaagGTCGCCTACACTGTCAACGGCGACTCCGGTTACGTGGCCGAGGTCAGCTACGAGGGTGAGGCCCAGTACCCCGAGTACAAGCTTgctcctgcctacaagcctgcccctgcctacaagcctgcccctgcctacaagcctgctcCTTACCATCCCgcacctgcctacaagcctgcccctgtATACGAATCTGCCCCTACCTATGAGACCACCCCAGCCTACGCCTAA
- the LOC125026873 gene encoding cuticle protein 7-like, giving the protein MFTKAVVALALVAVAASAPSQPAYGYAPQPTYEVPAKYDFNYAVKDDYSGNDFGHQEARDGYDTQGSYYVLLPDGRLQKVAYTVNGDSGFVAEVSYEGEAQYPEYKPAPAYKPAPSYHPAPAYKPAPAYEPVPTYETTPAYA; this is encoded by the exons ATGTTCACTAAG GCTGTCGTTGCCCTGGCCCTCGTGGCCGTTGCTGCATCTGCTCCTTCTCAGCCAGCTTACGGCTACGCTCCTCAGCCTACATATGAG GTTcctgccaagtacgacttcaattACGCAGTAAAGGATGACTACTCCGGTaacgacttcggtcaccaggaGGCCCGTGATGGCTACGATACTCAGGGATCTTACTACGTCCtccttcccgacggtcgtctgcagaagGTCGCCTACACTGTTAACGGCGATTCCGGCTTCGTAGCCGAGGTCAGCTACGAGGGCGAGGCCCAATACCCCGAGTACAAGCCTgctcctgcctacaagcctgctcCATCCTACCATCCCgcacctgcctacaagcctgcccctgcaTACGAACCTGTCCCTACTTACGAGACCACCCCAGCCTACGCCTAA
- the LOC125026874 gene encoding cuticle protein 7-like, translating into MFTKTVVALALVAFAASAPSQPAYGYAPQPTYEIPAKYDFNYAVKDDYSGNEFGHQEARDGYDTQGSYYVLLPDGRLQKVAYTVNGDSGYVAEVSYEGEAQYPEYKPAYNSAPAYNPAPAYKPAPAY; encoded by the exons ATGTTCACCAAG ACTGTCGTTGCCCTCGCCCTTGTGGCCTTTGCTGCCTCTGCTCCTTCTCAACCAGCCTATGGATATGCTCCTCAACCAACTTATGAG ATCCCTGCCAAATACGACTTTAACTATGCcgtgaaggacgactactccgGTAACGAATTCGGTCACCAGGAAGCTCGCGACGGTTACGATACTCAGGGTTCTTACTACGTTCttcttcccgacggtcgtctgcagaagGTCGCCTACACTGTCAACGGTGACTCCGGTTACGTGGCCGAGGTCAGCTACGAGGGTGAGGCCCAGTACCCCGAGTACAAGCCTGCCTACAACTCAGCGCCTGCCTACAACCCAgcacctgcctacaagcctgcccctgcctattag